Part of the Elusimicrobiaceae bacterium genome is shown below.
TTCTTGCTGGCGCGGAGTTTGTTGCCTGCCGCGGGGGGCGCGGTGTTGGCGTCGGCCGCAATTTTCGCGAACGCGGGTTTCTTTTCCGTGAGCTGCGCGGAATTTGAAGCGGAGTTGTTTTTCGAGCCTTCAACGAACTGGTACAGCAGCGTAGTGGCGATGGTCACGGTCGAGTAAACTCCGCAGATGACGCCTACCAGCATGGCGAACGCGAAGTCGTTAAGAACCGGCCCGCCCAGAAAATACAGTATTATGGACGCCAGAAAGACGGTTAGAGTCGTGATGACTGTCCGCGACATCGTTTCGTTCACGCTGAGGTTGATAAGGTCGTACAGTTTGATGCGCGGATTAAGATGCATATTTTCGCGCATCCGGTCGAAAATAACGATGGTATCGTTAATCGAGTAGCCGGCGATAGTCAGCAGCGCGGCCACGGTTATCAGGTTGATTTCCCGGCCGGTTATCGCCAGCGCGCCTACTACGATGAGAATATCGTGGAACTGGCCCAGCACGCCCATTACGCCCCAGATGGGGTTGCTGAAGCGGAAAGCCACATAGATGATGATGCCGAACAGCGACAGCACCATCGCCCAGATGGCTTTTTTAGACAGATCCCGTCCCACCGCAGGGCCCACATACTCGACCCGGCCTACCGAATAACCGGCCGACACGGTGTCCAGCGCGCTTTTTATTCTGTTGCCGATTTCATTTACGTTATCCTGACTGCCTTTTACGCGGATAGCGTAGGACGAGCCGCCGGAATAAGTCTGGATTTCCGGGGTGATGCCGGCTTTTTCAAGCGCGGTGCGGATCGTGCCGATATCGGTCGGCTGCCTGAAATCCACCTGCAGCATGGTTCCGCCGGAGAAATCCAGCCCGTAATTAAAACCCTTCACCGCTATGGTAAGGATGCTTCCCAATACCAGCAGGCCGGATATGGCGAAGAAAGTGAATCTGTTTTTTACAAAGTCGAAGTTTGTTTTCGGAATGAGGCAGATCATATGCTTAACTCCTTGGGGTTGCTGTTCAGCCACAGCTCATATATGGCCCTGGAAACAAACACCGATGTGAATACGCCGATCAGCAGGCCCAGCGTAAGCGTTACGGCGAAGCCTTTGACCGGGCCCGACCCGAACTGGAAGAGAAATACCGCCGCGATCCAGGTGGTGAGGTTGGAATCCAGAATCGCGCTCCAGGCCTTGTCATAGCCTAAGGGAATGCACATCACAAGCGGCTTGCCGGCATGGATTTCCTCGCGGATGCGTTCAAGAATAAGCACGTTGGCATCCACTGCCATCGCCAGCGACAGGATCATGCCGGCAATGCCCGGCAGCGTGAGCGTGGCTGAAAAATACGCCATTGTCGCTATCAGAAACACGAAGTTGAGCGAGAGAGCGATGTCGGCGATGAAGCCGGACGTTCTGTAGTAAACAATCATGAACAGCACTATCAGTATGAAGCCGAGCAGACAGGCGTTAAGGCCCGCTTTGATCGAGTCTTCTCCGACGCCGGGCCCGACCGTGCGTTTTTCAATGATCCGCACGGGCGCGGGCAGCGCGCCGGCGCGCAGGATAATGGCGAGGTTTTTGGCTTCCTCTATGCTGAAGTTGCCTTCGATGATGCCCGAACCGCCCGAAATTCTGCTTTTGATCACCGGCGCGGAGTGCACCACCCCGTCAAGCACGATCGCCAGGTATTTGCCGATATGGCTGCCGGTGTATTCCGAGAACAGTTTTCCGCCGTCCTTGTCGAACGTGAAGGAAATATAAGGATAGCCGTATTGTCCGCCGGTCTGCACCTTGGCGTCTTTCAGATACGCGCCGGTGACAATGACCGACGACTCCACCACATAATACTTCGCTTCCTTGCCTTTGAGCACTTCGGCGCCAGCGGGCAGTTCCTTGGCGATTACCGGGTTAAGCGAACCGTCCTGCAGGAAAGGCTCGTCGGCTTCGCTTATCATGCTGAGCACTTTTTCCGCCGCGGGTGAAGTGTCAACGGTTTTGAATTCCAGCATCGCTGTTTTGCCGATAAGCTCTTCCGCGGTATCGGTGTTGGCGATGCCGGGCAGCTGCACGGAAATCCAGCGCTCGCCTTGCCGGGCGATCGGGGTTTCCGCCACGCCGTACTGGTCAATGCGGTTGCGCAGTATTTCTATGGCGCGCTGGAGCGCGTCCTGCGTTTTCTCGGTCTTGTCAAGTTTCGACACGTCGAGCTCCAGCAACAGATAACTGCCGCCGCGCAGATCCAGCCCCAGATTCAAAATCCGTTTCGGGCGGCTGCGTTCGGCTTCCAGCCGGGTTCGCTCCGTTTGCGGCATGCTGTACCAGTTGTAGGTGGGGTACAGCAGCCATGCTGACAGAATCAGCAGTGCGAAAATAGTGATCCATTTCCACATCAGTTTTTTTGGCATGGGGGGCTAGGCTCCTTTCGGGGGTTGTGCGGAAGTATCCTTTATTATTGCGGCCACCGCCGTGCGCTGAATGGTCAGCTTTACCTTTTCCGCGACGCGCACGATAACTTCGGTTTCCTGCACGGCGTCCACAACGCCGTGCACGCCGCCGGTGGTTATTATCTTATCGCCCTGCGCCAGTTCCGCCAGCATTTTCTGCCGTTGTTTTTCCTGCTGCTGCTGAGGGCGTATTATAAGAAAGTAAAATATGACTATTACAAGAACTATAGGAAACATATTAGTGATAAAAGA
Proteins encoded:
- the secF gene encoding protein translocase subunit SecF, with the protein product MICLIPKTNFDFVKNRFTFFAISGLLVLGSILTIAVKGFNYGLDFSGGTMLQVDFRQPTDIGTIRTALEKAGITPEIQTYSGGSSYAIRVKGSQDNVNEIGNRIKSALDTVSAGYSVGRVEYVGPAVGRDLSKKAIWAMVLSLFGIIIYVAFRFSNPIWGVMGVLGQFHDILIVVGALAITGREINLITVAALLTIAGYSINDTIVIFDRMRENMHLNPRIKLYDLINLSVNETMSRTVITTLTVFLASIILYFLGGPVLNDFAFAMLVGVICGVYSTVTIATTLLYQFVEGSKNNSASNSAQLTEKKPAFAKIAADANTAPPAAGNKLRASKKSSRRRR
- the yajC gene encoding preprotein translocase subunit YajC, whose product is MTPEGPSFITNMFPIVLVIVIFYFLIIRPQQQQEKQRQKMLAELAQGDKIITTGGVHGVVDAVQETEVIVRVAEKVKLTIQRTAVAAIIKDTSAQPPKGA
- the secD gene encoding protein translocase subunit SecD; the protein is MPKKLMWKWITIFALLILSAWLLYPTYNWYSMPQTERTRLEAERSRPKRILNLGLDLRGGSYLLLELDVSKLDKTEKTQDALQRAIEILRNRIDQYGVAETPIARQGERWISVQLPGIANTDTAEELIGKTAMLEFKTVDTSPAAEKVLSMISEADEPFLQDGSLNPVIAKELPAGAEVLKGKEAKYYVVESSVIVTGAYLKDAKVQTGGQYGYPYISFTFDKDGGKLFSEYTGSHIGKYLAIVLDGVVHSAPVIKSRISGGSGIIEGNFSIEEAKNLAIILRAGALPAPVRIIEKRTVGPGVGEDSIKAGLNACLLGFILIVLFMIVYYRTSGFIADIALSLNFVFLIATMAYFSATLTLPGIAGMILSLAMAVDANVLILERIREEIHAGKPLVMCIPLGYDKAWSAILDSNLTTWIAAVFLFQFGSGPVKGFAVTLTLGLLIGVFTSVFVSRAIYELWLNSNPKELSI